The following coding sequences are from one Formosa haliotis window:
- a CDS encoding exonuclease domain-containing protein, producing MYAVLDIETTGGKFNEEGITEIAIYKYDGHTVVDQFISLVNPEREIQPFVVNLTGINSNMLKNAPKFYEVAKRIIEITEDCIIVAHNSVFDYRILQTEFKRLGYDFKRKTLCTVELAKDLIPDQPSYSLGKLVRSLGIPVTDRHRANGDAMATVKLFKLLQTKDSSKKIILSSIKEAQNPKKLEGKLIDIVEDLPAVTGVYYIHKEGGDIIYIGKSRNIKRRVNQHFTAPNSKSKKIQLHVSHVTYEETGSELIALLKENEEIKRLKPIYNRSRKRTQFTHALYAFKDKNGYINLKIDVADGRKHPITTFSNKQSAKHFLEHAVETYNLCLKLTGFTANIPEKPCFNYDTKTCFGACKIEEPAADYNARVQQLIDKNSYIHKNMIIVDRGRDIDERSAVYIKDGQFEGLGFFNLNYQINNLKVLESIITRMENNRDTQHIIQSYLRRHKNLKIIELLG from the coding sequence ATTTACGCAGTTTTAGACATAGAGACCACAGGTGGCAAATTTAATGAGGAAGGCATTACAGAAATAGCTATCTACAAATACGACGGCCACACCGTTGTAGATCAATTTATATCCTTAGTAAATCCAGAGCGAGAGATTCAGCCCTTTGTTGTAAACCTAACAGGTATTAATAGCAATATGCTTAAAAATGCACCCAAGTTTTACGAGGTTGCAAAACGTATTATTGAAATTACAGAAGACTGCATCATTGTAGCTCATAATTCTGTTTTTGATTACCGCATTTTACAAACCGAATTTAAACGCTTAGGTTACGACTTTAAACGTAAAACACTTTGCACCGTAGAATTAGCAAAAGATTTAATTCCAGATCAGCCTTCTTATAGTTTAGGAAAATTAGTAAGATCGCTAGGTATTCCCGTAACCGACAGACATCGTGCCAACGGAGATGCTATGGCCACAGTAAAACTTTTCAAATTACTTCAAACTAAAGATAGTTCTAAAAAAATTATTCTATCCTCTATTAAAGAAGCCCAAAACCCGAAAAAACTAGAAGGAAAACTTATAGATATTGTAGAAGATCTTCCTGCTGTAACCGGGGTTTACTATATTCATAAGGAAGGTGGCGACATTATTTACATTGGTAAAAGTAGGAATATAAAACGTCGAGTAAATCAACATTTTACAGCACCGAATTCAAAATCTAAAAAAATTCAACTTCATGTGTCTCACGTCACCTACGAGGAAACGGGTAGTGAATTAATTGCTTTATTAAAGGAAAACGAAGAAATAAAACGCTTAAAACCTATTTATAACCGCTCAAGAAAACGCACCCAATTTACACATGCTCTTTATGCGTTTAAGGACAAAAACGGGTATATAAATTTAAAAATAGATGTGGCAGACGGACGCAAGCACCCAATTACCACATTTAGTAACAAGCAAAGTGCTAAGCACTTTTTAGAACATGCCGTAGAAACCTATAACTTATGTTTAAAGTTAACAGGATTTACAGCCAACATCCCTGAAAAACCATGTTTTAATTACGACACAAAAACGTGTTTTGGTGCTTGTAAAATTGAAGAGCCTGCTGCAGATTATAATGCCCGTGTGCAGCAACTTATTGATAAAAATAGCTACATCCATAAAAATATGATTATTGTAGATCGCGGCAGAGATATAGACGAGCGCAGTGCCGTTTATATTAAAGATGGACAATTTGAAGGTTTAGGGTTTTTCAATTTAAACTATCAAATAAACAACCTTAAAGTGTTAGAATCTATAATTACCAGAATGGAAAATAATAGAGACACACAACATATTATACAAAGTTATTTACGCAGGCATAAAAACTTAAAAATAATTGAATTGCTTGGGTAA
- a CDS encoding response regulator transcription factor: MSEQHKKILLVEDDPNFGTVLKDYLTMNDYVVTHAKNGMEGFEKFKKDDYDLCILDVMMPYKDGFTLAKEIREKNTEVPIIFLTAKAMKEDVLKGYKVGADDYLNKPFDSEVLLMKIHAIIQRKASETVTDSKQFEFKIGNFDLNSKLRFLKLNDEEPIKLSPKENELLRLLALHENDLMPRELALTKIWRDDNYFTSRSMDVYIAKLRKYLKGDENVEILNIHGEGFRLVVNNQNG, from the coding sequence ATGAGCGAACAACATAAGAAAATTTTATTAGTAGAAGACGATCCAAATTTTGGAACAGTTCTTAAAGATTATTTAACCATGAACGATTATGTCGTTACACATGCTAAAAACGGTATGGAAGGGTTTGAAAAATTTAAAAAGGACGATTACGATTTGTGTATTCTTGATGTTATGATGCCTTATAAAGATGGCTTTACATTGGCTAAGGAGATTAGAGAAAAGAATACCGAAGTGCCTATTATCTTTTTAACGGCAAAAGCCATGAAAGAAGATGTGTTAAAAGGGTATAAAGTAGGTGCAGACGACTATTTAAATAAGCCTTTTGATAGCGAAGTGTTATTGATGAAGATTCATGCAATTATTCAGCGTAAAGCTTCCGAAACGGTTACAGATAGTAAGCAATTCGAATTTAAAATTGGAAACTTCGATTTAAACTCTAAATTGAGATTCTTAAAATTAAACGATGAAGAGCCAATAAAATTATCGCCTAAAGAAAACGAATTATTGCGTTTATTAGCATTACATGAAAATGATTTAATGCCAAGAGAATTAGCGTTGACTAAAATTTGGAGAGATGATAACTATTTTACGTCTAGAAGTATGGATGTATATATCGCCAAATTACGTAAATATTTAAAAGGAGATGAGAATGTTGAAATATTAAACATTCACGGTGAAGGTTTCCGTTTGGTTGTAAATAACCAAAACGGTTAA
- a CDS encoding 3-hydroxyacyl-CoA dehydrogenase family protein: protein MKNIAVIGAGTMGNGIAHTFAQSGFKVHLIDISEDSLTKGIATITKNLDRLIVKEVICENQKLETLQNITTFTNLTEGVKHSDLVVEAATENSELKLKIFKQLDDVCPEKTILATNTSSISITQIAAATSRPELVIGMHFMNPVPIMKLVEIIRGYNTSDSVTKTIMDLSKTLGKVPVEVNDYPGFVANRILMPMLNEAIETLYNGVAGVSEIDTVMKLGMAHPMGPLQLADFIGLDVCLSILNVMYDGFKNPKYAPCPLLVNMVRAGKLGVKSGEGFYDYSSSRKAEQVAKQFLK from the coding sequence ATGAAAAATATAGCAGTTATCGGTGCAGGAACTATGGGAAATGGTATTGCACACACGTTCGCCCAAAGCGGATTTAAGGTGCATTTAATTGACATTAGCGAAGATTCTTTAACCAAAGGGATTGCGACGATTACAAAAAATCTCGATCGGCTAATAGTTAAAGAGGTTATCTGTGAAAATCAAAAACTTGAAACACTTCAAAACATTACAACTTTCACCAATTTAACAGAAGGCGTAAAACATTCTGATTTAGTGGTTGAAGCGGCTACAGAAAATAGCGAACTCAAATTAAAAATATTCAAACAATTGGATGATGTTTGTCCCGAAAAAACCATTTTAGCAACAAACACATCGTCTATTTCTATTACTCAAATTGCAGCGGCTACTAGTCGGCCGGAATTGGTTATTGGAATGCATTTTATGAACCCTGTTCCCATCATGAAGTTGGTAGAAATTATTCGTGGGTACAACACTAGCGATTCGGTTACCAAAACCATAATGGACTTATCGAAAACTTTAGGAAAAGTCCCTGTAGAAGTTAACGATTATCCTGGATTTGTGGCTAACAGAATCTTAATGCCCATGCTTAATGAGGCTATTGAAACCTTATATAATGGTGTGGCAGGAGTTTCGGAAATAGATACGGTTATGAAATTAGGTATGGCGCACCCTATGGGACCTTTGCAATTGGCCGATTTTATAGGATTAGATGTCTGTTTATCTATTTTAAACGTGATGTACGACGGATTTAAAAACCCCAAATACGCACCTTGCCCGTTACTAGTAAATATGGTACGTGCAGGAAAATTAGGAGTCAAATCTGGTGAAGGGTTTTACGATTATTCTTCCAGCAGAAAAGCAGAACAAGTCGCGAAGCAATTTTTAAAATAG
- the coaE gene encoding dephospho-CoA kinase (Dephospho-CoA kinase (CoaE) performs the final step in coenzyme A biosynthesis.), whose translation MIVVGLTGGIGSGKSTVAKQFHKKFGIPTYISDDEAKRLMVNSETIKSDIIALFGAEAYLGSALNKPLISHAIFNNKALLEQMNAIVHPRVADHFKSWLSEQNAPYILKESAILFESKGDKICDKIITVTLDKATKIERLLKRDDTTVEKIEAIMKQQWTDAMRIEKSDYLIVNDTIAHMEDQVAEIHNSILNKFV comes from the coding sequence ATGATAGTAGTTGGTTTAACAGGAGGCATAGGTAGTGGTAAGTCTACCGTAGCAAAGCAGTTTCATAAAAAGTTTGGAATTCCAACTTACATCTCAGATGATGAGGCTAAACGTTTAATGGTTAATTCAGAAACCATAAAATCTGATATTATAGCTTTGTTTGGAGCCGAAGCCTATTTAGGTTCTGCACTTAACAAGCCCTTAATTTCTCATGCTATTTTTAATAATAAGGCCTTGTTAGAACAAATGAATGCTATTGTTCATCCTCGCGTTGCAGATCATTTTAAGTCTTGGTTAAGTGAACAAAATGCACCCTATATTTTAAAAGAATCGGCTATTTTATTTGAAAGTAAAGGCGATAAAATATGCGATAAAATTATTACCGTAACTTTAGATAAAGCAACAAAAATAGAGCGCCTCTTAAAGCGCGATGACACCACTGTAGAGAAGATTGAAGCTATCATGAAACAGCAGTGGACAGATGCCATGCGCATAGAAAAATCGGATTATCTTATTGTAAATGATACTATAGCACATATGGAAGATCAGGTTGCCGAAATTCATAATTCTATACTTAATAAATTCGTATAA
- a CDS encoding DUF1015 domain-containing protein: MAKILPFKAVRPTRDKVSLVASRSYDTYSQEQREARLNYNPYSFLHIVNPGYKYDKELSGLDRYKLVRNRYLEFKEDHIFKKDKTACYYAYRIIDREKQEFNGIIAAASAADYENNVIKKHENTIQFREIIFKDYLKTVGFNAEPVLLTHPDNAIIKSCIEKIQKERAEFEFTTTYRDTHYLWKIEDQAMIDTITDAYKNMPTIYIADGHHRSASSHLHYAEEKSNNPNHVGSESYNFFMAYLIPESDLKIHEFNRLVKDLNGLSKEEFLIQLDMCFRIENRHKQLYKPSKKHHFSMYLDGEFYSLYLRKTIYNFETSLDRLDAYLLYKTILRPILGIHDLRNDKRIAYTSGKNEFLNIKSSVDSGEFKVGFAMLPATIKQLKQIADDDLQMPPKSTFIEPKLRSGITIYEF; this comes from the coding sequence ATGGCAAAAATTCTTCCGTTTAAAGCCGTTAGACCTACACGAGACAAGGTAAGTCTAGTAGCATCGCGATCGTATGACACCTATTCGCAAGAACAGCGCGAAGCACGTTTAAATTACAATCCGTATTCCTTTTTGCATATTGTTAATCCTGGTTATAAATACGATAAAGAACTTTCTGGACTAGACAGGTATAAGCTGGTTAGAAACCGATATTTAGAATTTAAGGAAGATCATATTTTTAAAAAAGATAAAACGGCTTGTTATTACGCATATAGAATTATTGACCGAGAAAAACAGGAATTCAATGGAATAATCGCAGCTGCAAGTGCGGCCGATTACGAAAACAACGTGATTAAAAAACACGAAAACACCATTCAATTTAGAGAAATCATTTTTAAAGATTACCTAAAAACTGTTGGGTTTAACGCAGAGCCAGTATTGCTAACACATCCAGATAATGCCATTATAAAATCTTGTATTGAAAAGATACAAAAGGAACGTGCAGAGTTTGAGTTTACCACCACTTATAGAGACACCCACTATCTTTGGAAGATTGAGGATCAGGCTATGATAGACACCATTACAGATGCGTACAAAAATATGCCAACCATTTACATAGCAGATGGGCATCACCGTTCGGCATCCTCACATTTGCATTATGCCGAGGAAAAATCGAATAACCCCAATCATGTTGGTTCTGAATCTTATAACTTTTTCATGGCTTATCTCATTCCTGAATCCGATTTAAAAATCCATGAATTCAATCGGTTGGTAAAAGATTTAAATGGGCTTAGTAAGGAAGAATTTCTGATTCAATTAGATATGTGTTTCAGAATTGAAAATCGACACAAACAGCTTTATAAACCAAGTAAAAAACATCATTTTAGCATGTATTTAGATGGTGAATTTTATTCTTTATACCTCAGGAAAACCATTTATAATTTCGAAACTTCTTTAGATCGCTTAGACGCCTATCTACTTTACAAAACCATATTACGTCCTATTTTAGGTATACATGATTTAAGAAACGATAAGCGTATTGCCTACACCAGCGGTAAAAACGAATTTCTAAATATAAAAAGCAGTGTCGATAGTGGCGAGTTTAAAGTTGGTTTCGCCATGCTTCCTGCCACTATAAAGCAATTAAAACAAATTGCCGACGACGATTTACAGATGCCTCCTAAAAGCACCTTTATAGAACCTAAACTACGTAGTGGTATTACCATTTACGAATTTTAA
- a CDS encoding sensor histidine kinase: protein MSKKLFILLVLLMSLSLVGIIFVQARYISDAVKNEERQFTFNVKKALSFVSKDIEQRELNTYFKKFQRLVDQKKEADTIAITQLLFNQQNESTDETLIYRSGILEKNYKLSSSIFDIGLDSINIKRIIRDSETKIYSNKSVLENKVNVSPVFSISKIGRFNEAEKQSFEEAFKVLSSRTPIYKRVKSEEIKRLLSKKLHEDNIDIDYEFAIYSNDLATKVQSEGFELKDDKTFSVPIFQNENSQNNFRLLVNFPERNKFIMSSILGLTLLSFIFTTIIVIAYTSALYQLVKQRKISEIKNDFINNMTHEFKTPIATINLALDAIRNPKIIDDKDKVMRYLNMIKEENKRMHAHVENVLRISKLEKNELNISKDRVKLHDLIEDAVTHVELLVEDRQGYIHLHLDAEHTDVLASETHFTNVIVNMFDNAIKYSPDAPKIDVYTENVGNSILLKIKDQGSGMSKAAQKRVFEKFYREHTGNIHNVKGHGLGLAYVKRIVDDHQGHISVESEKGKGSTFIVKLPLIS from the coding sequence ATGAGCAAAAAGTTATTCATTTTGTTAGTGCTGTTAATGAGTTTATCCTTGGTAGGAATAATATTTGTACAAGCACGATATATAAGTGATGCCGTTAAAAATGAGGAGAGACAGTTTACCTTCAATGTAAAAAAAGCATTGAGTTTTGTTTCAAAAGACATTGAACAACGCGAGTTAAATACTTATTTTAAAAAGTTTCAACGTTTAGTTGATCAGAAAAAAGAAGCCGATACTATAGCTATTACACAGCTCCTTTTTAATCAGCAAAACGAAAGTACAGACGAAACTTTAATTTATAGAAGTGGTATCTTAGAAAAGAATTATAAGTTATCATCATCGATCTTTGACATAGGTTTAGATAGTATTAATATAAAACGAATTATTAGAGATTCTGAAACAAAAATATATAGTAATAAAAGTGTTTTAGAAAATAAGGTCAATGTTAGTCCTGTGTTTAGCATATCTAAAATTGGTAGATTTAATGAGGCAGAAAAACAAAGTTTTGAAGAAGCTTTTAAAGTGCTTTCAAGTAGAACACCAATTTATAAACGTGTTAAAAGTGAAGAAATAAAAAGATTATTATCTAAAAAACTTCACGAAGATAACATCGATATCGATTATGAATTTGCTATTTATAGTAACGACTTGGCAACAAAAGTACAAAGTGAAGGTTTTGAGTTGAAAGATGATAAAACTTTTAGTGTACCCATTTTTCAGAATGAAAATAGCCAGAATAATTTTAGATTATTAGTAAACTTTCCAGAGCGAAATAAGTTTATCATGTCGTCTATATTAGGGTTAACCTTATTGTCTTTCATTTTTACAACTATTATTGTTATTGCCTATACAAGTGCTTTATACCAACTTGTAAAACAGCGTAAAATTTCGGAAATTAAGAATGATTTTATCAATAATATGACGCACGAGTTTAAAACTCCAATAGCCACTATTAATTTAGCTTTAGATGCCATTAGGAATCCGAAGATTATTGATGATAAAGATAAGGTAATGCGTTATCTTAATATGATTAAAGAAGAAAACAAGCGTATGCATGCACACGTGGAAAACGTATTAAGAATATCTAAATTAGAAAAAAACGAACTAAATATTAGTAAGGATCGCGTGAAGCTTCACGACCTAATAGAAGATGCTGTAACGCACGTAGAGCTGTTAGTAGAAGACAGACAAGGCTATATTCATTTACATTTAGATGCCGAGCATACCGATGTACTAGCAAGCGAAACACATTTTACTAATGTTATAGTTAATATGTTTGATAATGCAATAAAATACTCGCCAGACGCACCAAAAATTGATGTGTATACAGAAAATGTAGGGAACAGTATTTTATTAAAAATAAAAGACCAAGGAAGCGGAATGAGTAAAGCCGCGCAAAAACGAGTTTTTGAAAAATTTTATAGAGAACACACAGGAAACATACATAATGTTAAAGGTCACGGTCTAGGCTTGGCTTATGTAAAACGAATAGTAGATGATCATCAAGGTCATATTTCGGTTGAAAGTGAAAAAGGAAAAGGAAGTACATTTATTGTTAAACTTCCATTAATATCATAA
- a CDS encoding CdaR family protein has product MKDIKTRFLKFVRSKKINIFALFLALSFAILVLNKLSRTFVNTITFSVETVNLPETFVVLNDSSQQLNITFKTYGFKFLRYYLTKPTLRLDYEDKVKLTDSTFAWSQHRSYSKINSQFDKDVEILSILPDTLFFNYDVNASKDIPVVLQKNIQFSPGFDVLDGFSISPDSVHIIGPAKVVNALKEIKTVPLELKDVRSDINQTLNLELPEGKDQLKLSHTKVRLKGSVEKFTEGTFNIPVTVKNIPKDMSLKYYPKSVSVSYYTTLQGFNEVSAKDFKVECDFNKHIENNSYLIPELVAQPETVKSAKIIQQKIEFIISE; this is encoded by the coding sequence ATGAAAGACATAAAAACTAGATTTTTAAAATTTGTAAGAAGTAAGAAAATAAACATTTTTGCTTTATTTCTTGCCTTGTCTTTCGCTATTTTAGTGTTGAATAAATTATCTAGAACATTTGTTAACACCATAACATTTTCTGTAGAAACGGTTAATTTACCAGAAACCTTTGTGGTTTTAAACGATAGTAGTCAGCAGTTAAATATTACATTTAAAACGTATGGATTTAAGTTTCTTAGATATTATTTAACCAAACCCACTTTGCGTTTAGATTATGAGGATAAGGTTAAATTAACCGATTCTACATTTGCTTGGAGCCAGCACCGGTCGTATTCTAAAATTAATTCGCAGTTCGATAAGGATGTGGAAATTCTTAGTATTTTACCAGATACCTTGTTCTTTAACTACGATGTAAATGCGAGTAAAGACATCCCTGTGGTTTTACAAAAAAATATACAGTTTAGCCCCGGTTTCGATGTGTTAGATGGTTTTTCAATCTCACCAGATTCGGTGCATATTATCGGGCCAGCAAAAGTTGTAAATGCATTAAAAGAAATAAAAACGGTACCTCTAGAATTAAAGGATGTGCGATCAGATATCAATCAAACTTTAAATTTAGAATTACCTGAAGGAAAAGATCAATTAAAATTATCGCATACCAAAGTGCGATTAAAAGGGAGTGTAGAGAAATTTACAGAAGGGACTTTTAATATTCCCGTTACGGTTAAAAATATTCCTAAAGACATGTCGTTAAAATATTACCCTAAGTCGGTTTCGGTGTCTTATTATACCACATTACAAGGATTTAATGAAGTTAGTGCCAAAGATTTTAAGGTGGAGTGTGATTTCAATAAACATATTGAAAATAATTCGTATTTAATTCCGGAGCTCGTGGCACAACCAGAAACTGTAAAAAGCGCAAAAATTATTCAACAAAAAATAGAATTTATAATCTCGGAATGA
- a CDS encoding ion transporter encodes MSQSKQKKNWKEQLHDIIYEAETPAGKLFDILLLIVIITSIILVMLESVKSIDSKYHDVLNAAEWVITILFTIEYIARIITVKKPLKYICSFYGIIDLLSTAPKYLSIIFTGTHALVALRALRLLRIFRILKLGRYLGASHNLVSALKASRAKISVFLFAVIILAVILGTIMYLVEGEENGFTNIPKSVYWCIVTLTTVGFGDIAPQTPLGQFIASLVMILGYGIIAVPTGIVSAEYSNRTKTPGPIALPADQNKTIHLNSQSCSNCLKHDHRDGAEYCYNCGEPLHNT; translated from the coding sequence ATGAGCCAATCCAAACAGAAAAAAAACTGGAAAGAGCAGTTACACGATATAATTTACGAAGCAGAAACACCTGCAGGTAAGTTATTCGATATCCTGTTGCTTATAGTTATTATTACTAGTATTATTTTAGTAATGCTAGAGAGCGTAAAATCTATCGACTCAAAATATCACGATGTTTTAAATGCGGCCGAATGGGTCATTACTATTTTATTCACCATTGAATATATAGCGCGAATAATTACGGTAAAAAAACCCTTAAAATACATTTGTAGCTTTTACGGTATTATCGATTTATTATCTACCGCTCCAAAATACCTCTCCATCATTTTTACAGGGACACACGCTTTGGTGGCTTTAAGAGCATTGCGATTACTTCGTATTTTTAGAATTTTAAAATTAGGGCGCTATTTAGGAGCCTCGCACAATCTAGTATCTGCTTTAAAAGCTAGTCGAGCCAAAATTTCTGTATTTTTATTTGCGGTTATAATTTTAGCGGTTATTTTGGGCACGATTATGTATTTGGTTGAAGGCGAAGAAAATGGATTTACAAACATTCCTAAAAGTGTATATTGGTGCATAGTAACCCTTACCACTGTTGGTTTTGGAGACATTGCACCGCAAACCCCACTTGGGCAATTTATCGCATCGTTAGTCATGATTTTAGGTTACGGTATTATAGCGGTTCCAACAGGTATCGTTTCTGCCGAATATAGCAACCGCACTAAAACTCCTGGACCTATAGCACTGCCGGCAGACCAGAATAAAACCATACATTTAAATTCTCAATCGTGTTCTAATTGCCTGAAACACGATCACAGAGATGGCGCTGAATATTGTTATAATTGCGGAGAACCTTTACATAATACCTAA
- the miaA gene encoding tRNA (adenosine(37)-N6)-dimethylallyltransferase MiaA, whose amino-acid sequence MNTNKHLISIVGPTAIGKTALSLKLAQHFKTEIISADSRQFYKDMTIGTAAPTPEELALAKHHFIHHLQVDDNYNVGAFEKDALLCLNTLFKTHDTVIMVGGSGLYVDAVTRGLDDFPEVDASIRTELNKRLETEGLEALQAQLKTLDPKSYAAIAIDNPHRVIRALEICIGTDKPYSSFLNKNKDSRPFKTITVGLTADRELIYERINQRVDIMVNQGLIEEVKQLKDKQHLNALNTVGYKEIFNYLNGEWTLDFAISEIKKNSRRFAKRQLTWFRRHENTIWFDYKTPIETIILALEKQLL is encoded by the coding sequence TTGAATACAAATAAACATCTTATTTCTATTGTTGGCCCTACTGCTATTGGAAAAACAGCTTTAAGTCTTAAACTTGCGCAGCATTTTAAAACCGAAATTATTTCTGCCGATTCTAGACAGTTTTATAAAGACATGACCATTGGTACGGCTGCTCCTACTCCTGAAGAATTAGCGCTTGCAAAACACCATTTTATCCATCATTTGCAAGTCGATGACAATTACAATGTGGGTGCTTTTGAAAAAGATGCCCTATTATGCCTAAACACCCTCTTTAAAACGCATGACACGGTTATTATGGTTGGAGGTTCTGGCTTATATGTAGATGCCGTAACCCGAGGTTTAGATGATTTTCCTGAAGTTGATGCCAGTATTAGAACCGAACTAAATAAAAGATTAGAAACTGAAGGTTTAGAGGCCTTACAAGCTCAGCTAAAAACTCTAGACCCTAAATCGTACGCCGCTATAGCTATAGATAATCCGCACCGGGTTATTAGAGCTTTAGAAATTTGTATTGGTACAGATAAACCCTACTCATCTTTTTTGAATAAAAACAAAGACTCCCGCCCATTTAAAACGATAACTGTGGGCTTAACAGCCGATCGTGAACTCATTTACGAGCGAATTAACCAACGTGTGGATATAATGGTTAATCAAGGTCTTATTGAAGAAGTAAAACAACTAAAAGATAAGCAGCATTTAAATGCTTTAAATACGGTTGGCTATAAAGAGATTTTCAACTATTTAAATGGAGAGTGGACTTTAGATTTTGCAATTTCAGAAATTAAGAAAAATTCGAGACGCTTTGCTAAACGCCAACTTACATGGTTTAGAAGACATGAAAACACCATTTGGTTCGACTACAAAACACCAATTGAAACCATAATCCTTGCACTCGAAAAACAATTATTATGA
- a CDS encoding YggS family pyridoxal phosphate-dependent enzyme, translated as MSIQQNLNHIKETLPEHVTLVAVSKTKPISDLLEAYEAGQRIFGENKIQEMAEKHEQLPKDIQWHMIGHVQRNKVKYMAGFVSLIHGVENEKLLNEINKQAEKHNRVIDCLLQIKIAAEDSKFGMTAVEASQILHSQNFPELKHINIVGVMGMATFTENESQIKSEFNQLKTIFKSLKIEHPKPEQFNTISMGMSGDYPLAIACGSTMVRIGSSIFGVRNY; from the coding sequence ATGTCTATTCAACAAAATTTAAATCATATAAAAGAAACACTTCCCGAGCATGTTACGTTAGTTGCAGTATCTAAAACCAAACCCATAAGCGATCTTTTAGAAGCCTATGAAGCTGGTCAACGCATTTTTGGAGAAAACAAAATTCAGGAAATGGCCGAAAAGCATGAGCAACTGCCAAAAGATATCCAATGGCATATGATTGGTCATGTGCAACGGAATAAGGTAAAATATATGGCCGGTTTTGTGAGTTTGATTCACGGCGTGGAAAATGAAAAATTATTAAACGAAATAAATAAGCAAGCCGAAAAACACAATCGCGTTATCGACTGTTTACTTCAAATAAAAATTGCCGCAGAAGACTCTAAATTTGGAATGACCGCAGTAGAGGCTTCCCAAATTCTCCATTCTCAAAATTTTCCTGAATTAAAACACATTAATATTGTTGGTGTTATGGGAATGGCAACCTTTACCGAGAATGAATCTCAAATAAAATCTGAATTTAACCAATTAAAAACTATCTTTAAATCTTTGAAAATTGAACACCCCAAACCAGAGCAATTTAACACCATTTCCATGGGAATGAGCGGAGATTATCCGTTAGCCATAGCTTGCGGAAGTACTATGGTGCGCATTGGAAGCAGTATATTTGGAGTAAGAAATTATTAA